From Linepithema humile isolate Giens D197 chromosome 8, Lhum_UNIL_v1.0, whole genome shotgun sequence, one genomic window encodes:
- the LOC105667744 gene encoding uncharacterized protein, with product MDIQFIGEKSSLLTWYITKYMNKAGKCELSDTIINTKNNTNKSLMSYLWSIALRFTSNRECGALEAADTLLGIALYGTDPNTTIRWLDVNRIRCRKLKTRKEIEVLDDQSTDIFCESLIDNHYPQRPKELECMSLYEFAKWYDITKIKPQNKFVEFYKFKNGYLRRRQRGYLINHYRYNVNTQPEKYFFALLLLFEPWRELEELRNGCDTYAESFHKVKLHLTEALQYHEKLEELQKAFENAKELVQQHLDEVQKHESQDDPDNPIGVQNIEAGEAMQDFKDLGDKNIKDIDVSEMIAKLNIDQKRVFDRVITIIESDKSILRLYVSGEGGTGKSYLIKTVKCWIKQNLKKDTAVAAPTGIAAFNIDGLTVHRLLQLPVEHGNTPKYKRLSDHVLKLLRAELKDVILFIIDEVSMISNLTLMYIHLRLSEIFDSSDCDDGWFGKRHILLFGDLLQLPPVHEDSVFKDLSNEKVNKYIGCLQTVNLRTTLFDYDELTINMRQQEDESYRELLSRIRIGLLTKSDYEILENRKISFTEDSFESRLNELCDFINNLPSDTVCLLPTCHMCDVLNAAMLSRIASKEILLIAEDTIECIPYIKKKILKVLENNDDDNSKTAGLSKQIVIKIGAKVMIRRNIDASLGLVNGTIAKVISVVQDISNGYIKKIKLLLPSGLEYLIERVNVKFAVMEKAYVIRKQFPLCLSYGITVHKSQGLSLQNAIMDIGNSVFSHGQVYVALSRVTSSDGLHLINFDPSSIEASEEAIVEYNRLKRIHKSKTDIISVSKEKYRKIKDILWVQPKIISSVQESHKKVRKNITWVTHGFQNIDKGSCYANAVLQCFLHLNVIRKLIFEYDKLSILGILINQYENKLPNLNTYVIRQSLGEFFSKNVKRDACEFLIALCTKYDYIKNLVEHQVTSIKRCKNCHNTTTIVNKNILLSIPVNKRKKKSFDLNELLNVTFSRWCQLHNESCENCTGNDILCKSELILTGDIIVMHLIAIQDGISTKTDKFTLRAIPTTKINIAGQFYKVMSAIFHHGSCIENGHYTSICREEMSNTWIEADDAQIRKRQWPRGAKDICIIFLQKIDK from the coding sequence AtggatatacaatttattggcgAAAAGTCGTCACTGCTTACCTGGtacattactaaatatatgaataaagcgGGAAAATGTGAGTTGTctgatactattattaatactaaaaataatacgaataaatcATTGATGAGCTATCTTTGGAGTATTGCCTTGCGATTCACGAGTAATAGAGAATGTGGAGCTCTTGAAGCTGCTGATACATTACTGGGTATTGCTTTATATGGAACTGATCCAAATACAACTATTAGATGGTTAGATGTTAATCGAATAAGatgtagaaaattgaaaactcgTAAAGAGATTGAAGTACTTGATGATCAATCgacagatatattttgtgaatcttTGATAGATAACCACTATCCACAGAGACCAAAAGAATTAGAATGTATGTCTCTTTATGAGTTTGCAAAATGGTatgatattacaaaaatcaaaccacaaaataagtttgttgaattctataaatttaaaaatggatatCTTAGACGACGACAGCGTGGATatcttattaatcattatagatataatgttaatacacAACCGGAAAAGTATTTCTTTGCGTTATTACTTCTGTTCGAACCGTGGAGAGAATTAGAAGAGCTTAGAAATGGATGTGATACTTATGCAGAATCATTTCACAAGGTAAAACTACATTTAACAGAAGCATTACAATATCACGAAAAACtagaagaattgcaaaaagcaTTTGAAAATGCTAAAGAGTTAGTGCAGCAACATTTAGATGAAGTACAAAAACATGAGTCGCAAGATGATCCTGACAATCCAATAGGTGTTCAAAATATAGAAGCTGGTGAAGCGATGCAAGATTTTAAGGATCtcggtgataaaaatattaaagatattgatgTATCAGAAATGAttgcgaaattaaatatagatcaaAAAAGAGTATTCGATAgagttattactattatagagtcagataaatcaatattgcgATTATATGTTAGTGGAGAAGGTGGTActggaaaaagttatttaattaaaactgttaagtgctggataaaacaaaatctcaaaaaagatACTGCTGTAGCAGCACCTACTGGCATAGCAGCGTTTAATATAGACGGTTTGACAGTTCATAGATTGCTTCAATTACCTGTTGAACATGGTAATACTCCTAAATATAAACGATTGTCTGATCATGTGTTAAAACTTTTACGAGCGGAACTTAAagatgttattctttttataatcgatgaagtatcaatgatatctaatttgactttaatgtacatacatcttcgattgtctgaaatatttgattcaagTGATTGTGATGATGGCTGGTTTGGTAAAAGGCATATTCTTTTGTTTGGAGATTTGCTTCAATTGCCTCCTGTACATGAAGATTCTGTCTTTAAAGATTTGTCAAATGAAAAAGTTAACAAATATATCGGTTGCCTACAGACTGTAAATTTGAGGActacattatttgattacgaTGAGTTGACAATTAATATGCGCCAGCAAGAAGATGAGTCTTATCGTGAATTATTGTCAAGAATTCGTATTGGTTTATTAACAAAGTctgattatgaaattttggaaaataggaaaatatcttttacagaAGATTCCTTCGAATCtagattaaatgaattatgtgattttattaacaatttgccatCAGATACCGTTTGTTTATTGCCCACTTGTCACATGTGTGACGTTTTGAATGCTGCAATGTTAAGTCGTATTGcttcgaaagaaatattattaattgctgaAGATACAATCGAATGTAttccatatataaaaaagaaaatattaaaagtgttggaaaataatgatgatgataattctAAAACAGCTGGGCTTTCgaaacaaattgttataaaaattggggCAAAAGTTATGATAAGGCGTAATATTGATGCTAGTTTGGGTCTTGTTAATGGTACAATTGCTAAAGTCATTTCAGTTGTACAAGATATTTCTAAcggttatataaaaaaaattaagcttcTTTTGCCATCaggtttagaatatttaattgaaagagTAAATGTCAAATTTGCGGTGATGGAGAAAGCATATGTTATTCGaaaacaatttccattgtGTCTAAGTTACGGAATTACTGTTCATAAAAGCCAAGGCCTGAGTTTGCAGAATGCTATTATGGACATAGgtaattctgtatttagtCACGGCCAAGTTTATGTTGCATTGTCACGAGTAACATCTTCAGATGGATTgcatttgatcaattttgacCCTTCATCTATAGAAGCTAGTGAAGAAGCTATTGTTgaatataatcgattaaaacgAATACACAAATCCAAAAcagatataatttctgtttcaaaagaaaagtatcgtaaaataaaagatattttatgggTACAACCCAAAATAATTAGTTCTGTTCAAGAATCACATAAAAAAGTTcggaaaaatattacttggGTCACGCAtggttttcaaaatatagataagGGTTCGTGTTATGCAAATGCAGTATTGCAatgctttttacatttaaatgttattagaaaactaatatttgagtatgataaattaagtattttaggtattttaataaatcaatatgaaAACAAACTGCCTAACTtgaatacatatgtaatacgACAAAGTTTAGGagaatttttctccaaaaatgttaaacgagATGCATGTGAATTTCTTATAGCTCTTTGCACGAAatacgattatataaaaaatttagttgagCATCAAGTCACTTCCATTAAACgatgtaaaaattgtcataatacgacgactattgttaataaaaatatccttctttcaattcctgttaataaacggaagaaaaaaagttttgatcttaatgaattattaaatgtaacattttctcGTTGGTGTCAATTACACAACGAATCATGTGAAAATTGTACAGGAAAtgacatattatgtaaaagtgaattaatattaaccggAGATATAATTGTCATGCATTTAATAGCAATTCAAGACGGTATATCAACAAAAACAGATAAGTTTACTTTACGTGCTATCCcaacaactaaaataaatattgctggaCAATTCTACAAAGTTATGAGTGCTATATTCCATCATGGATCATGTATCGAAAATGGTCATTACACAAGTATatgtagagaagaaatgtctaatacttggattgaagctgacgatgcgcaaattagaaaaagacaatggcctagaggcgctaaagatatctgtatcattttcttacagaaaattgataagtaA
- the LOC137001507 gene encoding putative uncharacterized protein DDB_G0290521, which yields MQTEEKLSKTLPSQPPLPSQSPLPSQSPLPSQPPLPSQPPLPSQPPLPSQPPLPSQSPLPSQSPLPLQPPLPSQPPLPSQPPLPSQPPLPSPLQPPLPSQPPLTSQPPLPLPLQPPLPSQPPLPSLPSQPSQPPMPQNQAAAQQDGKERANVAAANIFGIVVGAEKTKAEYP from the exons ATGCAGACGGAAGAAAAGTTGTCAAAAACACTGCCGTCGCAGCCTCCACTGCCTTCGCAGTCGCCACTGCCTTCGCAGTCGCCACTGCCGTCGCAGCCTCCACTGCCGTCGCAGCCGCCACTGCCTTCGCAGCCGCCACTGCCGTCGCAGCCTCCACTGCCTTCGCAGTCGCCACTGCCTTCGCAGTCGCCACTGCCGTTGCAGCCGCCACTGCCGTCGCAGCCTCCACTGCCGTCGCAGCCGCCACTGCCTTCGCAGCCGCCACTGCCTTCGCCTTTGCAGCCTCCACTGCCGTCGCAGCCGCCACTGACTTCGCAGCCGCCACTGCCTTTGCCTTTGCAGCCGCCACTGCCTTCGCAGCCGCCACTGCCGTCACTGCCGTCGCAGCCGTCGCAGCCGCCAATGCCACAAAATCAGGCTGCAGCACAAC AAGATGGAAAAGAGCGGGCCAACGTGGCAGCCGCAAATATTTTCGGAATCGTGGTCGGGGCGGAAAAAACAAAAGCGGAATATccgtaa
- the LOC137001359 gene encoding gephyrin-like — protein MSCSRSEQSSFEKEDQEINMSISSYSSSPKNSQMNEHDICASTSQNICLPIISADEALTIMSERIMANVDESLLTETVDIKDAFDKQLFDSVTCRSNVPSFSVATKRGYAVVVDTENIGKMEGISDESSKINSIILDPVTTKWVNSGEFIPSGATAVIPEDNVAISTDDKGNKIKTTSHAIKYGQNIKFPGSDIKEGEVIVRSNVHMGSMEIGLLTACGMEQVNVIKEISIGVLTIGDKLQEHGGPLQPEYSYDSNRAILISLLKENGFNSSDFGISTRNSTIIIQKIKEALKTVDLLVTTGCSNDKDCLKTILKNNFNAALHFENVDIRPGKSTAFASCDFEGKTKYILCLPGKPESVLVTAHLFLLPLIKILHFNIEEKSTKVLVKIKQKLPLHSRPRYMWTTLLWKEKEFAEIAYRTNYVISNKLSNIINANALLILPAKEPGIDTLEVSKFVPAILTKFPTIYNSNIYK, from the exons ATGTCGTGCAGTAGATCCGAACAATCCTCTTTTGAAAAAGAGgatcaagaaataaatatgtccATATCATCTTATTCAAGTAGTCCTAAAAATTCACaa atgaACGAACACGACATATGTGCATCTACAAGCCAAAATATATGTCTTCCCATAATTTCTGCAGACGAAGCATTAACAATAATGTCAGAGAGAATAATGGCAAATGTAGATGAAAGCTTATTGACTGAAACTGTGGACATAAAAGACGCCTTTGACAAACAATTATTTGATTCAGTAACATGCCGCAGTAATGTGCCATCATTTTCAGTTGCGACAAAACGCGGATATGCAGTAGTAGTAGATACGGAAAATATAGGAAAAATGGAAGGGATATCAGATGAG TCAAGCAAAATCAATTCGATTATACTTGATCCTGTCACTACTAAATGGGTAAACAGTGGAGAATTTATTCCTTCGG GAGCAACTGCGGTCATACCAGAGGACAATGTAGCAATTTCTACTGATGACAAgggaaacaaaattaaaacaacaTCACACGCGATAAAATATGgacaaaatattaa ATTTCCAGGTAGCGATATAAAAGAAGGAGAAGTAATTGTACGTTCTAATGTACATATGGGTTCAATGGAAATAGGACTTCTGACAGCGTGTGGCATGGAACAAGTGAatgttattaaagaaatatctatTGGTGTATTGACTATTGGAGATAAGTTACAGGAACATGGAGGACCTTTACAACCAGAATATTCATATGACAGCAATCgggcaattttaatttcactattaaaagaaaatggtTTTAATTCTTCGGATTTTGGAATTTCCACTAGAAA TTCGACAATTATAATACAGAAAATCAAAGAAGCTCTAAAAACTGTAGATTTACTTGTGACAACTGGCTGTTCTAATGATAAAGACTGTTTGAAGACTATTTTAAAGAACAACTTTAATGCCGCATTGCACTTTG aaaatgttgaTATAAGACCAGGAAAGTCAACGGCATTTGCATCGTGCGATTTCGAAGGCAAAACCAAATATATCTTATGTTTGCCAGGTAAACCAGAATCCGTTCTCGTTACCgcgcatttatttcttttacctcttattaaaatactacACTTCAATATCGAAGAGAAGTCCACTAAAGTGTTGGTTAAG ataaaacaaaaattgccTTTACATTCACGTCCACGATACATGTGGACAACTTTATTATGGAAGGAAAAAGAATTTGCAGAAATTGCTTACAGAACAAATTATGTGatcagtaataaattatccaatattataaatgctaaTGCACTCTTAATATTACCAGCAAAAGAACCGGGGATAGATACGCTGGAGGTTTCAAAATTTGTACCAGCAATACTAACCAAATTTCCaactatatataattcaaatatatataaataa